From Pseudoalteromonas rubra, one genomic window encodes:
- the ilvA gene encoding threonine ammonia-lyase, biosynthetic, with the protein MVAKELDYFRAVVQANVSPLVRETEVSELSGLSARLGHQIWLKREDQQPVYSFKLRGAYNKLSKLPTGSLVVTASAGNHAQGVALSAAHLGHRAIIVMPVTTPEIKVNAVRNQGGEVVLHGHHFDAAQEYAQSLCQSQGGVFVPPFDDKEVIIGQGTVARELMQQLHHLDVVFIPVGGGGLLAGMAVYIKSLRPEIRVIGVEAQESACLKAAMEAGRPVELERVGSFADGVAVKRIGSETFRLAEQFCDDVVTVSADEICAAVQDIFVETRAIAEPSGALATAGLKKWCQERDERGLTLAAVLSGANLNFDRLRYIAERTALGARSEALLGVTIEESKGSFKRFCHTLSGRAITEFNYRYAGGDTAQIFAGVGLRGGEQELQELKTSLSEANYQFTDLSDNELAKLHIRYMVGGKPPVALSERLFRFEFPEYPGALARFLETLGSNWNITLFHYRNHGAAQGNVLAAFELGSQDSARFDEHLQRLGYQYQEETDNPCFRQYLQHDMMQADRRVS; encoded by the coding sequence ATGGTGGCAAAAGAGCTCGATTATTTTCGTGCTGTTGTGCAGGCCAATGTCTCGCCGCTGGTCCGGGAAACCGAGGTCAGCGAGCTGAGCGGGCTTTCGGCCCGGCTCGGACATCAGATCTGGCTTAAGCGCGAAGACCAACAACCCGTTTATTCATTCAAGCTGCGTGGGGCATACAACAAGCTGAGCAAACTCCCTACTGGCAGTCTTGTCGTTACAGCATCCGCTGGTAATCATGCGCAGGGGGTAGCATTAAGCGCTGCACACCTGGGCCATCGTGCCATCATTGTGATGCCAGTCACGACACCCGAGATCAAAGTTAATGCAGTGCGTAATCAGGGAGGCGAAGTGGTGCTGCATGGTCATCACTTTGATGCTGCTCAGGAGTATGCGCAGTCCTTGTGTCAGTCACAAGGGGGCGTGTTTGTGCCACCGTTCGATGATAAAGAGGTGATCATTGGTCAGGGCACCGTCGCACGAGAATTGATGCAGCAACTTCATCATTTGGATGTGGTCTTTATTCCCGTGGGCGGCGGCGGTTTGCTGGCAGGGATGGCGGTTTATATTAAGTCTTTGCGTCCGGAAATCCGGGTGATTGGTGTGGAAGCGCAAGAAAGCGCTTGCCTGAAAGCTGCGATGGAAGCCGGGCGGCCGGTGGAACTGGAGCGGGTCGGCAGTTTTGCTGATGGTGTGGCGGTGAAACGCATCGGCAGTGAGACTTTTCGTCTTGCTGAGCAGTTCTGTGATGATGTGGTCACGGTCAGTGCAGACGAAATTTGTGCGGCGGTACAGGATATTTTCGTTGAAACCCGCGCCATCGCAGAGCCTTCCGGGGCACTGGCCACGGCCGGGCTTAAAAAGTGGTGTCAGGAGCGCGACGAGCGGGGCTTAACACTGGCTGCTGTGCTATCCGGCGCGAACCTGAATTTTGATCGCTTACGGTATATTGCTGAACGCACGGCACTGGGTGCTCGCAGCGAAGCATTGTTGGGTGTGACCATAGAGGAATCCAAAGGCAGCTTTAAACGCTTTTGTCACACTTTGTCTGGCAGGGCAATCACGGAGTTTAACTATCGTTACGCCGGTGGCGATACCGCACAGATCTTTGCGGGGGTCGGTTTACGAGGTGGTGAGCAAGAGTTGCAGGAGCTTAAAACCAGCCTGAGTGAAGCGAATTACCAATTTACTGACTTGTCCGACAACGAACTGGCCAAGTTACATATCCGCTATATGGTTGGTGGCAAGCCGCCCGTTGCACTGAGTGAGCGGTTATTTCGCTTCGAGTTTCCAGAATATCCTGGCGCTTTAGCGCGCTTTTTAGAGACCTTAGGGAGTAACTGGAACATTACCTTGTTTCACTATCGTAATCATGGTGCCGCGCAGGGGAATGTGCTGGCGGCGTTTGAGCTGGGCTCACAAGACAGTGCCCGGTTTGATGAGCATTTGCAGCGTCTGGGTTATCAGTATCAGGAAGAGACCGATAATCCGTGTTTCAGGCAGTACCTTCAGCATGACATGATGCAGGCGGATCGCCGCGTCAGCTAG
- the ubiK gene encoding ubiquinone biosynthesis accessory factor UbiK has translation MINPAKIEEIAKQISSNMPQGVKNLADTFESKTKQAIQNKLAEMDFVSREEFDIQSKVLIKTREKLTELETKVAELEAKLAAQDSDQPEQ, from the coding sequence ATGATCAACCCAGCAAAAATCGAAGAAATCGCCAAGCAGATCTCCAGTAACATGCCACAAGGTGTGAAAAACCTTGCAGACACTTTTGAAAGCAAAACCAAACAGGCTATTCAGAATAAACTGGCAGAAATGGATTTTGTCAGTCGTGAAGAGTTTGATATTCAGAGCAAAGTACTGATCAAAACCCGTGAAAAACTCACCGAACTCGAAACCAAAGTGGCCGAACTAGAGGCTAAGCTGGCAGCACAAGACAGCGACCAGCCAGAACAGTAA
- a CDS encoding diguanylate cyclase domain-containing protein has protein sequence MEDPSVLVRKLTRKNHRLESLLKKYKQHSHLQHALIQLSEQASTVAELTLLYPAIHSILEQYLPSKSFYVVLQNQFTQGLELSYFVDEKDGISVPLHEANHFSQGITGYVFKNRQTLYLKRQQMEQMSAQGLFKALGTQAEHWVGVPIFREKTIIGVMVSQNYAPDQHYSEQQVELLEVMSLYLATAIERVKKRELLESEVKIRTRALMQSNEALNTEIEQRKRALERQQILFKIAELATQFSDIDDVYQQVHQIMRSITFADNLFIALHDKASDWLSFPYSVDEMTQYKPRPFANGYSELVITTERSQLIDTKRAQVLIDNEIVKRPDNYQLQNAATSWLGAPLKTAKGVIGLIACQAYNHEYEYNHEDVELISFVSNQIASVLQTHLANQALKASNLELEHRVAEKTKELRQTNLHLQMQIEERKKIEQQLYHDAHHDPLTTLPNRLLFLTQLEKTLQKYQRYPDNNFAVLFIDLDKFKDINDELGHQAGDQFLIWVSKAFSECIREHDLLARLAGDEFVILLDHLSDRQQAEDVAKRLIRVMQQPFCMKGLCMQSGASIGITYSNKDYKDTDEIIRDADAAMYYAKNAGRGRYEFYHPLLSAASTQSKQTEYHHLSALPIHFRSTEIVNMANHGQHIVMLEAFGEHPVLGSTSFDILKKFAAAKDEQLKIEMQLLSQALEQTERIAKAQTADVLFACSCAILESTTFTELKQLLSQRTSHLCLLFDESEIRYASSMQLENLKELCSLGIAVGLNDFAKDRCDLALLSQIDFKYLLLSSTFSKRVLQQNSYDVQLQGILAVTALKAIQVIAKGPAILNFRSLLERHGLSLFFGKQQSLSGTKPSEVPSSHESLPL, from the coding sequence TTGGAAGATCCCAGCGTCTTAGTTCGCAAACTGACTCGGAAAAACCACCGTTTAGAGTCCTTGCTGAAAAAGTACAAACAACACTCTCACTTGCAACATGCCCTGATCCAGTTATCCGAGCAGGCCAGCACAGTTGCGGAGTTGACGCTGCTATATCCCGCTATTCATAGCATTTTAGAGCAATACTTACCGAGCAAAAGCTTTTATGTTGTGCTGCAAAACCAGTTCACTCAGGGGCTGGAACTGTCTTATTTTGTCGATGAGAAAGACGGCATCTCAGTGCCACTGCACGAAGCAAACCACTTCAGCCAGGGCATAACAGGCTACGTTTTTAAAAACCGACAAACTTTGTACCTCAAGCGTCAGCAGATGGAGCAAATGAGTGCACAAGGCCTGTTTAAAGCGCTGGGCACTCAGGCTGAGCACTGGGTCGGTGTGCCTATTTTCCGCGAAAAAACCATTATCGGCGTCATGGTGTCACAAAACTATGCGCCGGATCAGCATTACAGCGAGCAGCAGGTAGAACTGCTCGAAGTCATGTCCCTGTACCTGGCAACCGCCATTGAACGGGTAAAAAAGCGTGAGTTGTTAGAATCAGAAGTTAAAATTCGTACCCGTGCTCTAATGCAGAGTAACGAGGCACTCAATACTGAAATAGAGCAACGTAAACGGGCACTGGAGCGCCAGCAGATCCTCTTTAAGATCGCGGAATTGGCGACTCAGTTCAGTGATATCGACGATGTATATCAGCAAGTTCACCAAATCATGCGGTCCATTACCTTTGCTGATAACCTGTTTATCGCATTACATGACAAGGCCTCAGACTGGCTCAGCTTCCCGTACAGCGTGGATGAGATGACTCAGTACAAACCGCGTCCATTTGCCAATGGCTACAGCGAGTTAGTGATCACCACTGAACGCAGTCAACTGATAGACACAAAGCGTGCACAAGTATTGATCGACAATGAAATCGTCAAACGTCCGGACAATTATCAGCTACAAAACGCGGCAACCAGCTGGCTGGGCGCCCCGCTGAAAACCGCCAAAGGGGTCATCGGCCTCATTGCCTGCCAGGCATATAACCATGAGTACGAATATAATCACGAGGATGTTGAATTAATTTCATTTGTCTCGAATCAAATCGCCTCGGTGTTACAAACACACCTTGCCAACCAGGCACTCAAGGCCAGTAACCTGGAACTAGAGCATCGGGTCGCAGAAAAAACCAAAGAATTACGCCAGACCAATTTACATTTGCAAATGCAAATCGAGGAAAGAAAAAAGATTGAGCAGCAACTCTATCATGATGCCCACCATGACCCGCTTACGACGCTGCCCAACCGCTTGTTATTTTTGACCCAGCTGGAAAAAACCTTACAAAAGTACCAACGTTATCCGGACAATAATTTTGCTGTGTTGTTTATCGACCTGGATAAATTCAAGGACATCAACGATGAGCTCGGGCATCAGGCGGGTGATCAGTTTTTAATCTGGGTCAGTAAAGCATTTTCAGAATGCATTCGTGAGCACGACTTATTAGCCCGTCTGGCGGGAGATGAGTTTGTGATCCTGCTGGATCATCTGAGCGATCGCCAGCAAGCAGAAGACGTTGCAAAGCGCCTGATCAGAGTCATGCAGCAACCGTTCTGTATGAAAGGCCTGTGCATGCAAAGTGGTGCCAGTATTGGTATTACTTATAGCAACAAAGACTACAAAGATACCGATGAGATTATCCGCGATGCCGACGCCGCCATGTACTACGCTAAGAATGCCGGTCGCGGTCGTTATGAGTTTTATCACCCGCTGCTCAGCGCTGCCAGCACACAAAGCAAACAAACGGAATATCATCACCTGAGTGCCCTGCCGATCCATTTTCGCAGCACAGAAATTGTGAATATGGCCAATCATGGTCAGCATATTGTGATGCTCGAAGCCTTTGGTGAACACCCTGTTTTGGGCAGCACCAGTTTTGATATCCTCAAGAAATTTGCCGCGGCAAAAGATGAGCAGCTAAAAATAGAAATGCAGTTGCTCAGTCAGGCACTCGAACAGACCGAGCGCATAGCTAAAGCGCAAACTGCGGATGTGCTGTTTGCCTGCTCCTGTGCGATCCTGGAAAGCACCACCTTTACAGAGCTGAAACAATTATTGAGTCAACGCACCAGCCACCTGTGCCTGTTGTTTGATGAAAGCGAAATCCGCTACGCGTCCAGCATGCAGCTCGAAAACCTCAAAGAGCTATGTAGCCTAGGCATCGCCGTGGGTCTCAATGATTTTGCCAAAGACCGCTGTGATCTAGCGCTGCTCAGCCAAATTGATTTTAAATATCTGCTGCTCAGTTCTACATTCAGCAAACGGGTGCTGCAACAAAACAGCTATGATGTGCAATTGCAGGGGATCCTTGCGGTCACAGCCCTCAAAGCCATTCAGGTCATCGCCAAAGGTCCTGCGATACTGAACTTCAGAAGTTTACTGGAACGTCACGGGCTGAGTTTATTTTTTGGTAAACAGCAGAGCTTATCGGGCACTAAGCCAAGCGAAGTGCCCTCTTCACACGAATCTCTGCCGCTTTAA
- the rep gene encoding DNA helicase Rep, with product MKLNPKQDEAVKYISGPCLVLAGAGSGKTRVITNKIAYLVQKCEYKARNIAAVTFTNKAAKEMRERVSQTLGKQEAKGLWVSTFHTLGLEIIKKEVKTLGYKPGFSLFDDQDTNQLLAELTEKELDRDKDLLNQLKMQIGNWKNELIQPERAIREAKEAQKALFAQLYARYQTQLRAYNALDFDDLIMIPTLLLNSSVEVRERWQARFRYMLVDEYQDTNTSQYQLVKLLVGERARFTVVGDDDQSIYSWRGAKPQNLVLLSKDFPGLRLIKLEQNYRSAGRILKAANILIANNPHEFDKKLFSELGYGDPLRLIATRDEEHESERVVAEIISHKFMKRTSYRDYAILYRGNHQARVFEKALMANRIPYKISGGMSFFARSEIKDIMAYLRLLVNQDDDNAFLRIVNTPRREIGPVTLEKLGSLANDKHISLFAACFEPELPQRLSGRGLNALMGFARWVVELSDRATRGDTLEAVKDMVREINYEAYLYESSPSAKAAEMRMKNVSELYRWISDMLTGDADNPPMTLPEVVSKLTLRDMLERNEEEDDSDAVQLLTLHASKGLEYPHVFMVGMEEGLLPHQTSIDEDNVEEERRLAYVGVTRAQQTLTMTYAKSRRQFGEQITPELSRFVQEMPQDDIQSEGKKPVQSQSERMEKGQARVANLRAMLKR from the coding sequence ATGAAACTGAACCCGAAACAAGACGAAGCTGTTAAGTATATCAGCGGACCCTGTCTGGTACTGGCCGGTGCTGGCTCTGGAAAAACCCGGGTGATCACCAATAAAATTGCTTATCTGGTACAAAAATGTGAATACAAGGCACGTAACATTGCGGCGGTGACCTTTACCAATAAAGCTGCTAAAGAGATGCGTGAGCGAGTGTCACAGACGCTGGGTAAACAAGAAGCCAAAGGTTTATGGGTATCGACCTTCCATACGCTGGGGCTGGAGATCATAAAAAAAGAAGTGAAAACGCTGGGTTACAAACCTGGCTTTTCCTTGTTTGACGATCAGGATACGAATCAGTTACTGGCCGAATTGACAGAAAAAGAGCTGGATCGTGACAAAGATCTGCTCAACCAGCTAAAAATGCAGATCGGCAACTGGAAAAATGAACTGATCCAGCCAGAGCGGGCGATCCGAGAGGCCAAAGAGGCACAAAAGGCGTTGTTTGCGCAGCTTTATGCCCGCTATCAGACCCAGCTTAGAGCGTATAACGCGTTAGATTTTGACGATCTGATCATGATCCCCACCTTATTGCTAAACAGTTCCGTCGAAGTACGCGAACGCTGGCAGGCCCGTTTTCGTTATATGCTGGTGGATGAGTATCAGGATACCAATACCAGCCAGTATCAGCTGGTAAAATTGTTGGTGGGCGAGCGCGCCCGCTTTACTGTGGTAGGGGATGACGACCAGTCCATTTATTCATGGCGTGGTGCCAAGCCACAAAATCTGGTGCTGCTGAGCAAAGATTTTCCGGGATTACGCCTCATTAAGCTGGAACAAAACTATCGTAGTGCCGGGCGGATCCTGAAAGCGGCAAATATTCTGATCGCCAATAACCCTCATGAATTCGACAAAAAACTTTTCAGTGAACTGGGTTATGGGGATCCGCTGCGCTTGATTGCAACCCGAGATGAAGAACATGAATCCGAGCGGGTCGTCGCTGAGATCATTTCTCATAAGTTTATGAAGCGGACCAGCTATCGTGATTACGCCATACTGTATCGGGGTAACCATCAGGCGCGGGTGTTCGAAAAAGCCCTGATGGCGAACCGCATTCCGTATAAAATCAGCGGTGGCATGTCGTTTTTTGCTCGCAGTGAGATCAAAGACATCATGGCGTATTTGCGGCTACTGGTAAATCAGGATGATGACAATGCTTTTTTGCGGATCGTCAACACGCCACGACGTGAGATAGGACCCGTCACCCTCGAGAAACTCGGCAGTCTGGCCAACGATAAACACATTAGCTTATTTGCCGCGTGTTTTGAGCCTGAGTTGCCGCAACGTCTCAGTGGTCGCGGTCTGAATGCGCTGATGGGATTTGCCCGTTGGGTGGTTGAATTGAGTGACCGAGCAACCAGGGGAGACACACTCGAAGCGGTTAAAGATATGGTGCGAGAGATCAATTACGAAGCCTATTTGTATGAGTCATCGCCCAGCGCGAAAGCCGCCGAGATGCGCATGAAGAACGTCTCGGAACTGTATCGCTGGATCAGCGATATGCTGACCGGCGATGCGGATAATCCACCTATGACTTTGCCTGAGGTGGTTAGCAAACTAACACTGCGAGACATGCTGGAGCGCAACGAAGAAGAAGACGACAGCGATGCGGTGCAACTGTTGACGCTGCATGCCTCGAAAGGCCTGGAATATCCCCATGTCTTTATGGTCGGAATGGAAGAGGGGTTACTACCGCATCAGACCAGCATTGATGAAGACAATGTTGAAGAAGAGCGGCGTCTGGCTTATGTAGGCGTAACGCGTGCACAGCAGACGTTGACCATGACCTATGCCAAAAGCCGTCGTCAGTTTGGTGAGCAGATCACACCAGAGCTCAGCCGATTTGTTCAGGAGATGCCGCAAGATGACATTCAAAGTGAGGGCAAAAAACCCGTACAGTCGCAGTCTGAACGTATGGAGAAAGGTCAGGCCAGAGTTGCGAACCTGCGTGCGATGCTGAAACGTTAA
- a CDS encoding c-type cytochrome produces MKKLSAALLLLSTAAIAQPFDNSLTEEAIKKRLEPVGSVYLAGAEDTAAAAPTGPRTGEQVYQASCFACHGTGALGAPKTADDWAPRLAKGNDVLLDHAINGFNAMPPRGTCMDCSDDEIAAAIDFMIK; encoded by the coding sequence ATGAAGAAACTTTCAGCAGCACTGTTATTGCTATCTACTGCGGCAATCGCACAGCCATTCGACAATTCTTTAACTGAAGAAGCGATTAAGAAGCGTCTTGAGCCTGTCGGCTCGGTCTACCTGGCGGGTGCCGAAGATACTGCTGCCGCGGCCCCGACTGGCCCTCGTACAGGCGAGCAAGTGTATCAGGCTTCCTGTTTTGCTTGTCATGGCACAGGCGCACTGGGTGCACCAAAAACCGCTGATGACTGGGCACCACGTCTTGCTAAAGGCAACGACGTACTGCTAGACCACGCAATTAATGGTTTCAATGCCATGCCTCCTCGTGGTACTTGTATGGACTGTAGCGATGACGAAATTGCAGCAGCCATTGATTTTATGATTAAGTAA
- the elbB gene encoding isoprenoid biosynthesis glyoxalase ElbB, giving the protein MKQVAIILSGCGVFDGAEIHESVLTMLHLERQGARYQCFAPDIEQHHVINHLTGEEQDEQRNVRVEAARIARGDVASLDTLDASAFDALILPGGFGVAKNLSDFAFKGAQSSVLAEVKESCQAFNQLGKPIAYLCIAPALIGHIHPAGTQATIGNDEATAQAVEALGASHVNCGVADIVVDDTHKVISTPAYMLAGSISEASTGIEKAVQKLLEFA; this is encoded by the coding sequence ATGAAACAAGTAGCGATCATTTTAAGCGGTTGTGGCGTCTTTGACGGTGCTGAGATCCATGAATCCGTGCTCACTATGCTACACCTTGAGCGCCAGGGCGCCCGTTATCAGTGCTTTGCACCAGACATTGAGCAGCACCATGTGATCAACCACCTCACTGGAGAAGAGCAGGATGAGCAACGCAATGTTCGAGTAGAAGCAGCACGTATTGCCCGTGGCGATGTGGCGTCACTGGACACACTCGATGCCAGTGCCTTTGACGCACTGATCTTACCCGGCGGTTTTGGTGTAGCCAAAAACCTCTCTGATTTTGCTTTCAAGGGTGCGCAATCCAGCGTTCTGGCAGAGGTTAAAGAAAGCTGTCAGGCTTTTAATCAGCTCGGAAAACCAATTGCTTATTTATGTATTGCACCCGCACTGATTGGTCATATTCATCCCGCAGGCACGCAGGCTACCATTGGCAATGATGAGGCTACCGCTCAGGCAGTTGAAGCCTTGGGTGCCAGCCACGTGAATTGTGGTGTCGCAGATATCGTAGTCGATGATACGCACAAAGTGATCAGTACACCGGCCTACATGCTGGCAGGCTCTATCAGTGAAGCATCCACTGGCATTGAAAAGGCCGTGCAAAAGCTACTTGAGTTCGCGTAA
- a CDS encoding ABC transporter substrate-binding protein, giving the protein MSYHHFVLAIALWWSSALSALEEVTLQLKWTHQFQFAGYYMALNKGFYRQQGLNVKIVPADPDNPDEQFKVLSGQAQFGVTHSGILQQRLQGKPLVALAAIFQSSPYCWMVRADSDIYVPKDFVGKKISHLGRIEGAELVVMLERAGIDVPHLPLYAGLEPIKDFFAGRFDALQVYISNEPFKLAQQGIATRQICPKHFGLNVYADILFTSEDVLNYRPQTVARFRRASLQGWRYAMSNPDEALAVTKAEYATTKSISALANEADKLMPFIKAPGIALGAMSQARWLWIAQLYRLDLADFHEQKHKFIYAEPDQEEDSWSWMLTLAAIVGVICVLMYIHLIFFRHRRFTLK; this is encoded by the coding sequence ATGAGTTATCATCACTTTGTATTGGCCATTGCGCTGTGGTGGAGCAGTGCGCTTAGCGCATTGGAAGAAGTGACACTACAACTCAAATGGACCCATCAGTTTCAATTTGCCGGTTATTACATGGCCCTCAATAAAGGTTTTTATCGCCAGCAGGGATTAAACGTGAAAATCGTGCCTGCCGATCCGGATAACCCGGATGAGCAATTTAAAGTGTTGTCAGGTCAGGCGCAATTTGGCGTGACCCACTCAGGTATTTTACAACAGCGCTTGCAGGGTAAGCCATTGGTGGCCCTGGCCGCGATTTTCCAGTCTTCTCCTTACTGCTGGATGGTGCGTGCCGACAGTGATATCTATGTCCCGAAAGATTTCGTGGGGAAAAAAATCAGCCACCTTGGTCGAATCGAGGGGGCTGAACTCGTGGTGATGCTGGAGCGGGCGGGGATAGATGTCCCACACTTACCCCTGTATGCCGGGCTGGAACCCATCAAGGATTTTTTTGCCGGGCGCTTTGATGCATTGCAGGTCTATATTTCAAACGAACCTTTTAAGCTGGCACAGCAGGGCATTGCGACCCGGCAGATCTGCCCCAAGCACTTTGGTCTGAATGTCTATGCGGACATTTTATTTACCTCGGAAGATGTCCTGAATTATCGCCCGCAAACCGTCGCCCGATTTCGTCGCGCTTCCTTACAGGGCTGGCGCTATGCCATGAGCAACCCCGATGAAGCGCTGGCGGTCACTAAAGCTGAGTATGCAACCACGAAGAGCATTTCTGCGCTGGCAAACGAGGCTGATAAACTGATGCCCTTTATCAAAGCGCCAGGCATTGCACTGGGTGCTATGTCTCAGGCTCGCTGGTTGTGGATTGCTCAGCTTTATCGGCTCGACCTTGCTGATTTTCATGAACAAAAACATAAGTTTATTTATGCCGAGCCGGATCAAGAAGAGGATAGCTGGTCGTGGATGTTGACCCTGGCGGCGATAGTGGGTGTGATCTGTGTGCTCATGTACATACATTTGATTTTCTTCCGTCACCGGCGTTTTACCTTAAAATGA
- a CDS encoding methyltransferase, whose protein sequence is MHSSFSSQFLALDALLTDTRRYWQLLAFDHIDIPWPDLEEALLSLSDEDVTALDRDPESLIAFLTPYIPALQTLPTLTALTLDVASRPDFPFWLSNGIKGRKLTQLQDFVAQVYQPKLPVLEWCAGKGHLGRLLAYLGAEHVDSVELQAALCQQGQHSAEQQKLAMTFHCADVLNDPITQYFRPRQQAVALHACGRLHQTFMEQASAAQCEQISLSPCCYHLFTEPTYQPMSGVAAHSTLELSHSDMKLALQETVTAPGRVAKVRKREVQWRLAFDALRRDVTGDTQYLSVPSVNKAIFSGPFVDFCHWAAEQKQLDLPAHFDADYYLVQGRARQRITERIELVRHAFRRAIEVWLVLDRVLYLEQAGYDVSLSEFCHKSLTPRNILIQATRCQSAK, encoded by the coding sequence ATGCACAGTTCCTTTTCTTCTCAGTTTTTAGCCCTGGATGCATTGCTCACAGACACACGTCGTTACTGGCAATTACTGGCATTCGATCATATCGACATCCCCTGGCCAGATCTGGAAGAGGCGTTGTTATCGCTGAGTGATGAGGACGTGACGGCTCTGGATCGGGACCCAGAGTCACTGATAGCATTTCTTACACCTTATATTCCGGCATTGCAAACGCTCCCGACTTTGACGGCGCTGACACTGGACGTTGCGAGCCGGCCGGACTTTCCGTTTTGGCTCAGTAATGGCATCAAGGGCCGCAAGTTGACTCAGTTACAGGACTTTGTTGCTCAGGTATATCAGCCAAAGCTGCCGGTACTGGAGTGGTGCGCGGGTAAAGGCCACCTGGGTCGCTTGCTGGCTTATTTGGGCGCGGAACATGTCGACAGTGTTGAGTTGCAGGCGGCTTTGTGCCAGCAAGGGCAGCACAGTGCCGAGCAACAAAAGTTGGCCATGACCTTTCATTGCGCCGATGTACTTAATGATCCGATCACACAGTATTTTCGACCACGTCAGCAGGCTGTTGCATTGCATGCCTGCGGTCGGTTACATCAGACCTTTATGGAACAGGCGAGCGCCGCACAGTGCGAGCAGATCAGCCTGTCACCTTGCTGTTATCATCTGTTTACTGAGCCCACCTACCAGCCGATGAGTGGCGTTGCAGCGCACAGTACTTTGGAATTGTCACACAGTGACATGAAGCTGGCGTTGCAGGAGACGGTTACTGCACCAGGGAGAGTTGCGAAAGTACGTAAACGAGAGGTCCAGTGGCGACTGGCTTTTGATGCGCTGCGTCGTGATGTGACTGGCGATACTCAGTACCTCAGTGTGCCCTCTGTGAATAAAGCGATTTTTTCCGGGCCGTTCGTTGATTTCTGTCACTGGGCAGCTGAACAAAAGCAGTTAGACTTACCGGCACACTTTGATGCTGACTATTACCTGGTACAAGGGCGTGCACGTCAGCGTATCACTGAGCGCATAGAGCTGGTGCGCCATGCGTTTCGTCGCGCCATAGAAGTGTGGCTGGTGCTCGACAGGGTGTTATATCTTGAACAGGCCGGGTATGATGTCAGCCTCTCGGAGTTTTGTCATAAATCACTGACGCCAAGAAATATTTTGATCCAGGCTACGCGGTGTCAATCAGCAAAATAA
- the can gene encoding carbonate dehydratase, producing MCQSDSQLQHLLNNNRQWAKQTQTNNPEFFAKLSMQQNPNYLWIGCSDSRVPANQIVDLMPGDLFVHRNVANVVVHTDHNCLSVMQYAIEVLKVEHVLVVGHYGCGGVRAALEDARLGLIDNWLRHVGDVKEMHQAMLNEIQPDQRCDALCELNVIEQVRNVCRTNVVQDAWSRGQKLTIHGWVYGLADGLLKELNTQIEQEEQLVAHYERALVDLARRYQL from the coding sequence ATGTGCCAGTCTGACAGTCAGCTGCAACATCTGCTCAATAATAATCGCCAGTGGGCGAAACAGACCCAGACCAATAACCCGGAGTTTTTTGCCAAATTATCCATGCAGCAGAATCCCAATTATCTGTGGATTGGCTGCTCGGACTCCCGGGTGCCAGCCAACCAGATTGTTGATTTGATGCCGGGAGACTTGTTTGTCCACCGCAATGTGGCCAACGTGGTGGTGCATACCGATCATAACTGTTTGTCTGTGATGCAGTACGCCATTGAGGTGCTGAAAGTCGAACATGTGTTGGTCGTGGGTCACTACGGCTGTGGTGGGGTGCGTGCTGCGCTGGAAGATGCCCGTCTGGGCCTGATCGATAACTGGTTACGCCATGTCGGCGATGTCAAAGAGATGCACCAGGCGATGCTCAATGAAATACAGCCTGATCAACGTTGCGATGCGTTATGTGAGCTGAATGTGATAGAGCAGGTCAGAAACGTCTGTCGAACCAATGTGGTGCAGGATGCCTGGTCGCGGGGGCAAAAGTTGACCATTCATGGCTGGGTATATGGTCTGGCGGATGGCTTGCTGAAGGAACTCAATACACAGATTGAACAGGAAGAGCAACTGGTAGCGCACTATGAACGGGCCCTGGTCGATCTGGCCAGGCGATACCAGTTGTAG